GCGGGGAGCCGGCGCACCTGCACCGAGCCCATGAGCGCCACCCCCCGGACCCGCACCGTCGGGGAGTCCGGGCCGACCTCGGCCGGGACCTTGTCCTTGGCCTGGCCGTAGTCGCCCATGATCGGGGTGCCGTCCACGACGACGTGCATGTCGGCGGGCACGATGATCTGGACGTCGCCCATGATCGCGCTGGCGTTGATCTGGGTGTGGTGGCTGGTGAGGATCGCCTCGCGCAGGTCGAGCGTCACGCTGCCCATCAGGGAGAACGCGGAGTGGTGCTCCGGGACCTGCCACACGCCGCGCCGCTTGCAGTCGCCCATGATCGCGGTCGAGGAGTTGTGGCCCACGGCCGGTACGCCGCCGGGCGCGTGCCGCGCGGGCGTGCCCGTCGGCGGGGCGACCG
Above is a genomic segment from Nocardioides okcheonensis containing:
- a CDS encoding DUF1707 SHOCT-like domain-containing protein, encoding MGEIENRPHDPSQMRISDADRQRVADVLRDAAGDGRLDLDELEERLEMTWAAKTYGELVPITLDLQATGPVAPPTGTPARHAPGGVPAVGHNSSTAIMGDCKRRGVWQVPEHHSAFSLMGSVTLDLREAILTSHHTQINASAIMGDVQIIVPADMHVVVDGTPIMGDYGQAKDKVPAEVGPDSPTVRVRGVALMGSVQVRRLPAPGTPKKYLGTY